From Misgurnus anguillicaudatus unplaced genomic scaffold, ASM2758022v2 HiC_scaffold_31, whole genome shotgun sequence:
GAGATAGCCAAGGCTGTGAAGAAGGAGCCATGGATGGATCCCAATTCAGGGGTTGATGCTCCCACAGCTCGTTCATCCTTTAAAAGTTGCCAAATGAAGGGCACGAAACAGAGCTGCCTTCAAAGCATCCTTCAGATGTATTCACAGTGTGACTCTACTGCTATCTACTGGAGATGTTAAACTAAATATAATTCTTTCTCTTAGCAAGTATTTGATCATTTATTAGAATAAAATCAGATCTCATCCTTTAAGAGACACGTTTTGCTTGTTTCAtcatttaataaatacataacacAAACAATGGCTCTTGATAACAtaacatttgtaaatgtaaGTACAGCAGagtcatttgttttatttattagttttacactataaaaatgctgtgttattttcaacccaaagtCTTTTTCACAGATCAGTTTGTTCTTCAGTATGTTTCTTCTGATGAGGTCTTACATTAGTgaatctctctccacagattGAGCAGACGTAGGGCCCTATTTTAGCAATccaagcgcattgtctaaagcgcgcGCACGccggtctaaatgggcgtgtctgaTTCCACTTctgctaatttaacaacatgAAAATGGTTTATGTGCCAAGCGCACTTGTAAAAGGGTCGATTCTcataatgggtgtgttttgggcataacgtgcaataaaccaatgagagtctcagctctcatcccctttaaaagacaGTTGCATAGGCATCATGCCTTATCTCGATTTAGAAAGTGGAATTTGTAAACCAAAAAAACTAAAGAAGAAGAAggccaccagtttaagattgattttatttgtattgaaattgttttttttagatttaaaccTTAACCGTTAAAAGCCTTTTTCTTTCAGTTACGGAAGTAAAATATCAAGCTTTtatttgctgtaaatgtatggatatcCTACAAAATCAGTGTAGTAAAAtctgcaaatatgcaagaaaaggtttgtactttaaaaatactttatttgtaacaaacagaagataaagaatttacaaatgtgcAGAGAACAGTTTCAGCACTCAGACagcgccatgttttttttaaagcattacttaaaaatgtttcttatctcaccatatccacaggtacaaagtcatcatatacaattaaTTCgtaaggtagcatttaaaaaacatttaaaaacagaagcatttgtttaaagcaaaacaatttCTTACCAAGCTACAGGTCAAGCAGCTCTTTacaccttctaacgtctcataatcggtcctcatttaagtccaagagactcaataataatcttttacattttaatcctttaatttttcatattataaAAGGGTTGTGTTCTGCTgggcatccatgtgtgtgataagcaaacgcgcACTGTCGTCCCGTATTACTAACaagctcattaaataacaaaaacaatattgcgccattgactttagagcaggttttagttggtcaatggtgtagtctattttagttacctcaaaatagcaacgcaccaagaatgtgcctgaacacacctcattttcagaccagaacgcccatgggtgcaaaattgtgcgcaaatgcatttgctatttaaacaacgtggcactaaatgtgaaaatgatcattgcgatgggttgaaactagcaaaaagcACTTGTGTCGCACATTGcgctgggtgtatgatagggcccgtAAGGTTTCTCTCACGTATGAACTCTCAAATGGGCTTTTAAGGAATCTGGCTTAGTaaacgtcttctcacactgagaaCATTTGTAacggtttttcacctgtatgagttctttGGTGTCTCACTAAAACCTGATATGGGTTCTCATTGGTGTGTATACCACCAaagattacattttttgttgaaacTCTTCCCAAAAACAGTACAGTGATTGAGGTTTCTGTCCAGTGTGAGTTTTCTGATGAACTTTAAAATTACTTGGATCAGAGTATCTCTTACCACAgtgagagcagacgtaaggtttttctcctgtatgaactctctgatgaactttAAAATTACCTTGAGTAGTGAAGCTCTTTTCACAgtgagagcagacgtaaggtttttctccagtgtgaactctctcatggatAATCAGATTAGATTTCAGACCGAAACCTTTATGACAGTGTGAACACTGATAGCGTTTCTCCTCAAAGTGAATATTCTGGTGTGATTTTAATGAACTTAAATCCTTAAAGGTTTTGTCACATTGactgcactgatacggtctTTCATTGgtgtgtttaagcatatgtgactTCAGATGATGTTTTTGGCTGaatctcttctcacagtgaggacactcgtatggtttctctccagtgtgaattctctgatgaaAATGAAGACTTTGTTTGGTGCTGAAATATTtgccacattcagtgcagtagAAAGACTTTTCACCACTGTGTGACCTCACGTGAGCATTAATACGAGACGTTGATGCTAAAAGATCCTTCCCACacttcttcttctctctgtgcaCTTTTGAATGATGacgtttatatttttgtaaggtagtgaagctgatctcagatctggtggAGGTCAAGAGTTTTTGTTCTGCATTTCTATCTAAATGTCTCGGTGAGCTCAATGTCTCTTCATcggtgatgcaggaaagagtttgtgccGTCTGTCGCTCTTTTGATGATAAAGACGTAATTTCTCCAGCCAAACACAAATCACTGATCTTATCTGAAAGACAACAACATTAGAAATCTCTtatgatttacatttacaccaactgtaaacacacaaacaagagGTTCAACTGAGATTCTGTATGGTTTTTCTATATTCAGTTATTGCTGCTAATGGGG
This genomic window contains:
- the LOC129452886 gene encoding uncharacterized protein, whose amino-acid sequence is MDVMCCKSVGTDLSMLDIDDFITEISQLKKEVALLEIKLRLRGDEGLKREDGVCCESSGYVTVWSSSECLDSVWMSRDQSRTPQSLLDKLSEETSRHTQDSVLSLSLLSYTESKPTDTQDTTVCDSKQSLQEDQTSTESLDSVCNAGEQQQILQTKLKMSSIKPMDSGNLMMKMRRETTADEVHTEEDDDNHDDFIPSDKISDLCLAGEITSLSSKERQTAQTLSCITDEETLSSPRHLDRNAEQKLLTSTRSEISFTTLQKYKRHHSKVHREKKKCGKDLLASTSRINAHVRSHSGEKSFYCTECGKYFSTKQSLHFHQRIHTGEKPYECPHCEKRFSQKHHLKSHMLKHTNERPYQCSQCDKTFKDLSSLKSHQNIHFEEKRYQCSHCHKGFGLKSNLIIHERVHTGEKPYVCSHCEKSFTTQGNFKVHQRVHTGEKPYVCSHCGKRYSDPSNFKVHQKTHTGQKPQSLYCFWEEFQQKM